One genomic region from Rubinisphaera margarita encodes:
- the flgG gene encoding flagellar basal-body rod protein FlgG, which translates to MSLRTLNTAASGMEANLYQLDVIANNLANSSTTGFKRSRADFEDLFYEHFKLPGVINPATGTETPTGIAVGLGTSLRATQVDFRTGSPQETGNALDFAILGDGFFQVVDPTGVTAYTRAGTFSKNANGDLVMSSANLGRLLEPAINIPQNATDITVTADGQLAYREAGSASLTTAGQIQLARFINPEGLIQGGENLYYASDASGAAIQGFPGTEGFGELQQGFLEASNVEPVQELVQLIKTQRAVELNSEALKAGDQMLQLVNNLRRF; encoded by the coding sequence ATGAGTTTGCGAACACTCAACACAGCCGCATCGGGCATGGAGGCCAACCTCTATCAGCTCGACGTGATTGCGAACAACCTGGCCAACTCCAGCACGACCGGCTTCAAACGCAGCCGAGCCGACTTCGAAGATCTGTTCTACGAACACTTCAAACTCCCCGGCGTGATCAACCCGGCTACCGGCACCGAAACGCCGACCGGCATTGCCGTTGGTCTCGGAACGAGTCTCCGGGCCACCCAGGTCGACTTCCGGACCGGATCGCCTCAGGAAACCGGCAATGCGCTCGACTTCGCGATTCTGGGAGACGGCTTCTTTCAGGTAGTCGATCCGACCGGCGTGACCGCGTACACGCGAGCAGGCACATTCAGTAAGAACGCGAACGGCGATCTGGTGATGTCGTCCGCGAATCTGGGACGACTGCTCGAACCGGCGATCAACATTCCGCAGAACGCGACGGACATTACCGTCACTGCCGATGGACAGTTGGCCTACCGGGAAGCGGGGAGCGCCTCGCTGACCACAGCCGGGCAGATTCAACTGGCGAGATTCATCAACCCGGAAGGACTGATTCAGGGCGGCGAGAACCTGTACTACGCGTCGGATGCTTCAGGAGCCGCGATTCAGGGATTCCCCGGAACCGAAGGCTTCGGCGAGCTTCAACAGGGCTTTCTGGAAGCCTCGAACGTTGAACCGGTCCAGGAACTCGTGCAGCTCATCAAGACACAGCGAGCCGTCGAACTGAACAGCGAAGCTCTGAAAGCGGGCGATCAGATGCTGCAGCTGGTGAATAACCTGCGACGGTTCTAA
- a CDS encoding Gfo/Idh/MocA family protein, translating into MSHENPRSPISLNRRQFLGEGARNAATAAAGVVGLSTVAAGRPTSRSANETVRLGMIGVRNQGLALARAFQETPGCEIAGICDVDAAVRTRAMRELELDANSLTVTDEFRRLLDNPEVDAVVIATPDHHHAWMSALAADAGKHIYLEIPTTHTSEQGVHLQKMLAKSDVTVQVGLQHRSGSHYQSAMRFLHAGELGKVAYAKAWACVPRQRLRSTEANDDASWSTEQQRLWLGPEKECPLAFADWHFQWRCLWQFGSGELGNWGVTLLDLARWGLQVALPERVTAAGGCYSLNDGREAPDTLHVQYDYADSAITWEHRQWTQRGIEGRPHGVAFYGERGTLILDRSGWKVYDSRISAGQPASKTPEPHARNFIDAILHGQPVAADFETGRISSELCHLGNQAYRNRQPVSLA; encoded by the coding sequence ATGAGTCACGAGAACCCCCGATCTCCGATTTCGCTGAATCGTCGCCAGTTTCTCGGCGAAGGCGCCCGGAATGCAGCCACAGCCGCAGCCGGCGTTGTCGGACTGAGTACCGTCGCCGCTGGGCGTCCGACGTCCCGTTCCGCCAATGAAACCGTGCGGCTCGGCATGATCGGCGTACGAAATCAGGGGCTGGCCCTCGCGCGGGCTTTTCAGGAAACTCCGGGTTGCGAGATTGCCGGGATCTGCGATGTCGACGCGGCGGTCCGCACGCGAGCGATGCGGGAACTCGAACTCGATGCGAACTCACTGACGGTCACCGATGAATTCCGCCGCCTGCTCGACAATCCGGAAGTCGATGCCGTGGTGATCGCCACGCCCGATCATCATCACGCCTGGATGTCCGCTCTGGCTGCCGACGCCGGGAAGCACATCTATCTCGAAATCCCGACGACACACACCAGCGAACAGGGCGTTCATCTCCAGAAAATGCTCGCTAAGTCGGATGTGACCGTGCAGGTCGGTCTGCAGCATCGCAGCGGTTCGCATTATCAGTCGGCCATGCGATTCCTCCATGCCGGGGAACTCGGCAAGGTCGCGTACGCTAAGGCCTGGGCGTGCGTGCCGCGGCAGCGATTGCGGTCGACTGAAGCGAACGACGATGCCAGCTGGTCGACCGAACAACAGCGGTTGTGGCTGGGGCCGGAGAAAGAGTGTCCGCTCGCGTTTGCCGACTGGCACTTCCAGTGGCGTTGTCTGTGGCAGTTTGGCTCGGGCGAACTCGGCAACTGGGGGGTGACGCTGCTCGATCTGGCTCGCTGGGGATTGCAGGTCGCACTTCCCGAACGTGTCACCGCAGCCGGCGGGTGTTATTCCCTGAACGATGGTCGCGAAGCTCCCGACACGCTGCACGTGCAGTACGACTACGCTGATTCGGCCATTACGTGGGAACATCGGCAGTGGACGCAGCGGGGCATTGAAGGCCGCCCGCATGGCGTGGCCTTCTACGGCGAGCGGGGCACTTTGATTCTCGATCGCAGCGGCTGGAAAGTTTACGACAGCCGAATTTCTGCCGGGCAGCCGGCCAGTAAGACGCCGGAGCCTCACGCCCGTAACTTCATCGATGCCATTCTGCACGGCCAGCCGGTCGCAGCCGACTTTGAAACCGGCCGCATCAGCTCGGAACTGTGCCATCTCGGCAATCAGGCATATCGCAACCGCCAGCCAGTCAGCCTCGCCTGA
- the clpP gene encoding ATP-dependent Clp endopeptidase proteolytic subunit ClpP, whose protein sequence is MTTLVPYVVEKNGREERAMDIYSRLLKDRIVFLGTQVNDAISNSIVAQLLYLQFEDPKSDVHLYINSPGGSITAGMAIYDTMQFISCDVATYCMGQAASMGAVLLTAGSPGKRYALPNSRVMIHQPLAGMEGTAAELEIHAREVLKVKRRMNEILQKHTGRTLDEIERDTDRDKFLSAEESMEYGLVDKILEKLPMPEK, encoded by the coding sequence ATGACAACTCTGGTTCCCTATGTGGTGGAGAAAAATGGCCGCGAAGAGCGGGCCATGGATATCTACAGCCGTCTGCTCAAAGACCGCATCGTCTTCCTCGGCACCCAGGTGAACGATGCCATCTCCAACAGCATCGTCGCTCAGCTGCTTTATCTGCAGTTCGAAGACCCCAAGTCCGACGTGCACCTTTACATCAATTCGCCAGGTGGTTCGATCACCGCCGGCATGGCGATTTACGACACGATGCAGTTCATCAGCTGCGATGTCGCCACTTACTGCATGGGCCAGGCCGCCAGTATGGGAGCCGTGCTCCTGACCGCTGGCTCGCCCGGCAAGCGGTATGCTCTGCCCAACAGCCGCGTGATGATCCACCAGCCGCTCGCCGGCATGGAAGGAACGGCTGCCGAACTCGAGATTCACGCCCGCGAGGTCCTCAAGGTCAAGCGACGCATGAACGAGATTCTGCAGAAGCACACCGGCCGCACGCTCGATGAGATCGAACGCGACACCGACCGCGACAAGTTCCTCTCGGCTGAAGAGTCGATGGAGTACGGTCTGGTCGACAAGATTCTCGAGAAGCTGCCAATGCCCGAGAAATAA
- a CDS encoding flagellar hook-basal body protein, producing the protein MLYGLYQSAVGADLQALKMETVSNNIANAGTSTFKRDLAIFAVRQQQAEIDGHPEHIPPGMEGHPGSAIAVDTFTDFSQGPLAETGAALDVALLGPGFFKVTDGENDFLTRRGTFTVNADSRLVESDTGYEVVDDRGEPVIVPPGSTLQILEDGSISAVDPVTGLPLPLAKFELLQVDDLNQLEKQGDSLYVAPESAQRLAGPDLRVRQGYLEQSTVKPVHEMLSMIQTSRAFEANMNLIQHQEHTLGQLLQAVGGR; encoded by the coding sequence ATGTTGTACGGACTTTACCAATCTGCCGTCGGAGCCGACCTTCAGGCTCTGAAGATGGAGACGGTGTCGAACAACATCGCCAATGCCGGAACCTCGACCTTCAAGCGGGATCTGGCGATTTTCGCCGTCCGGCAGCAGCAGGCCGAGATCGATGGTCACCCCGAACACATTCCTCCCGGCATGGAGGGCCATCCCGGCTCGGCCATCGCCGTCGATACCTTCACCGATTTCTCGCAGGGCCCCCTGGCAGAAACCGGAGCCGCCCTCGATGTGGCTCTGCTCGGTCCCGGATTCTTCAAAGTGACCGACGGAGAGAACGACTTTCTCACACGTCGGGGCACCTTCACCGTCAACGCCGATTCGCGGCTCGTGGAATCGGACACCGGTTACGAAGTCGTCGATGATCGCGGTGAGCCGGTGATTGTTCCGCCCGGCTCGACATTGCAGATTCTGGAAGACGGTTCGATCTCGGCTGTCGATCCGGTGACCGGACTGCCGTTGCCGCTGGCGAAGTTCGAGTTGCTGCAGGTCGACGATTTGAACCAGTTGGAGAAACAGGGCGACAGCCTGTATGTCGCTCCCGAATCGGCCCAGCGACTGGCTGGTCCCGACCTTCGCGTGCGTCAGGGATATCTGGAGCAGTCGACCGTGAAACCGGTTCACGAAATGCTCTCGATGATTCAGACCTCCCGGGCCTTCGAAGCGAATATGAATTTGATTCAGCATCAGGAACACACATTGGGACAGCTGCTGCAGGCCGTCGGTGGCCGGTAG
- a CDS encoding universal stress protein → MTWLPKKSVVVPIDFSEESRPAIETALELVARPEHVHAIHVMFPLDIISPGVAWGVVDEAERETVTKEHTAKYIEEHNFTGVTVLNRVGDPGTEIADYAADINADLIIIPSHGYHGIKRALLGSVAERVIRHAHCPVLVLRRHDAD, encoded by the coding sequence ATGACGTGGCTTCCCAAGAAATCTGTGGTCGTGCCGATCGACTTCTCCGAAGAGTCGCGGCCCGCGATTGAAACGGCTCTGGAACTGGTGGCCCGACCGGAGCACGTGCATGCGATTCATGTGATGTTTCCGCTCGATATCATCAGTCCCGGCGTTGCCTGGGGCGTGGTCGATGAAGCGGAGCGGGAAACGGTCACCAAAGAGCATACCGCGAAGTACATCGAAGAGCACAACTTCACCGGGGTGACGGTGTTGAATCGGGTCGGAGATCCCGGCACCGAGATTGCCGATTACGCAGCCGACATTAACGCGGATCTGATTATCATTCCTTCGCACGGATATCACGGCATCAAGCGGGCCCTGTTGGGCTCGGTTGCAGAGCGGGTCATCCGCCATGCTCACTGTCCTGTGCTGGTCTTACGGCGTCACGACGCTGATTGA
- a CDS encoding hemolysin family protein has product MRSTTEVVPPIIQVAVGVCLFLLSLTFHSLREYSRSRLESICKQYKKEQRLGHILRRDEAATFTAELLFLASLFAFCLVSISSDATPLGYTITAVNVFLFGFLLPKAIGQVGGEMFVFIAWPPIAAATWCFTPVVMLADALDTLFHRMAGRITPNENDPTLISEELRTVIDEGEREGVIESSAGRIIQRLMEIQHEDVTAVMTPRTDMVCIQVDTPVPQVRQQVIDAGHSRVPVFRESHDDLVGILYAKDLLQQLGNSSEEDIVLIDILRDPLYVPESTRIESLLERMRGEHVHMAIVLDEYGGVVGLVTMEDILEEIVGDIEDEFDKEHEEEIKQVRPGTVDVDARVHIDDLNEQFAFALPEDEDYETIGGFVFTQLGKIPTKGETLTWQNLRLTILEADKRKLIKLRIERDETIPVTA; this is encoded by the coding sequence ATGAGGTCAACTACCGAGGTGGTCCCCCCGATCATCCAAGTCGCCGTCGGCGTCTGTCTATTCCTTCTCTCTCTGACGTTTCACAGCCTTCGCGAATACAGTCGAAGTCGCCTCGAATCCATCTGCAAGCAGTACAAGAAGGAACAGCGGCTCGGCCATATTCTTCGTCGCGACGAAGCCGCTACGTTCACGGCAGAGCTTCTATTCCTGGCCAGCCTGTTTGCATTCTGTCTGGTCAGCATTTCCAGCGATGCCACGCCGCTCGGCTATACGATTACGGCGGTGAATGTCTTCCTTTTCGGCTTCCTGCTGCCGAAAGCTATTGGCCAGGTCGGCGGAGAGATGTTCGTGTTCATCGCCTGGCCGCCGATTGCCGCAGCGACCTGGTGCTTCACGCCGGTCGTCATGCTGGCCGATGCTCTTGATACGCTGTTCCATCGCATGGCCGGCCGCATCACGCCGAACGAAAACGATCCGACGCTCATCTCCGAAGAATTGCGGACCGTGATCGACGAGGGCGAACGAGAAGGTGTCATTGAGTCCTCAGCCGGTCGAATTATTCAACGGCTCATGGAGATCCAGCACGAAGACGTGACAGCCGTGATGACTCCACGGACCGACATGGTCTGCATTCAGGTCGATACCCCGGTCCCGCAAGTGCGTCAGCAAGTGATCGACGCCGGTCACTCGCGTGTTCCGGTCTTCCGGGAATCGCACGATGACCTTGTTGGGATTCTGTACGCGAAAGATCTGCTGCAGCAGCTTGGCAACTCGAGCGAGGAAGACATCGTCCTCATCGACATCCTGCGTGATCCGCTGTATGTGCCGGAATCGACGCGGATTGAATCGCTGCTCGAACGCATGCGGGGCGAACACGTTCACATGGCGATCGTCCTCGACGAGTATGGCGGGGTCGTCGGACTGGTCACGATGGAAGACATCCTCGAAGAGATCGTCGGCGACATCGAAGACGAGTTCGACAAGGAGCACGAAGAGGAGATCAAGCAGGTTCGCCCCGGCACGGTCGACGTCGATGCCCGCGTCCACATCGATGACCTCAACGAACAGTTCGCCTTCGCGCTTCCCGAGGACGAAGACTACGAAACGATCGGCGGTTTTGTCTTCACCCAGCTCGGAAAGATCCCCACCAAAGGGGAAACGCTCACCTGGCAGAACCTGCGGCTGACCATCCTCGAAGCCGACAAACGCAAGCTCATCAAGCTCCGCATCGAACGGGATGAGACGATCCCCGTGACGGCGTAA
- a CDS encoding D-2-hydroxyacid dehydrogenase yields MSTSAERLKLLIFPAIDADRLQRITAISPRLTVVNAETADLARTEIADADAFYGKITPELLSAAGQLRWIQSPTASLEHYLFPELIAHPATLTNMRGLFSDVIADHVLGYILMFARNLHLYRDAQWQRRWAPVGDANAKTDFVSSPGIETPIDRAHRHLSDCTMGVVGVGAIGAEIAHRGAAFGMSVLGVDPHPVTVPGIIEEAWPLDRLPELLRASDFVVIAAPHTPSSEGLFEAEMIAHMRPDSFLINIGRGAIVDLAALTEALQQNRIAGAALDVVETEPLPESHPLWTMPNVLITPHVAAASPRVPQRHLTTLLENVRRFVAGEELRNAVTKEEWC; encoded by the coding sequence ATGTCGACGTCGGCCGAACGACTGAAATTGCTGATTTTCCCGGCGATTGACGCCGACCGTCTGCAGAGAATCACGGCAATCTCGCCCCGCCTGACCGTCGTGAACGCCGAAACTGCGGATTTGGCACGAACGGAGATCGCCGATGCGGACGCCTTTTACGGAAAGATCACTCCCGAACTGCTGTCCGCTGCCGGGCAACTTCGCTGGATCCAGTCGCCGACCGCCAGTCTGGAACACTATCTGTTTCCGGAACTGATCGCCCACCCGGCTACACTGACCAACATGCGGGGGCTCTTTTCGGATGTCATTGCCGACCACGTGCTCGGCTACATCCTGATGTTTGCCCGGAATCTGCATCTCTATCGGGATGCCCAATGGCAACGCCGCTGGGCTCCGGTGGGGGATGCAAACGCGAAGACCGATTTCGTTTCCTCCCCCGGCATCGAAACTCCGATCGATCGAGCGCATCGGCATCTGAGTGACTGCACGATGGGCGTCGTCGGTGTCGGAGCGATCGGAGCCGAGATTGCCCATCGGGGAGCTGCGTTCGGTATGTCAGTCCTCGGCGTCGATCCGCATCCGGTCACGGTGCCGGGGATCATTGAAGAAGCCTGGCCACTGGATCGTCTCCCCGAGTTGCTACGTGCGTCTGACTTCGTCGTCATTGCCGCCCCGCATACGCCGAGTTCGGAAGGGCTGTTCGAAGCCGAGATGATCGCCCACATGCGCCCCGACAGTTTCCTGATCAACATCGGCCGCGGCGCCATCGTTGACCTGGCTGCACTCACAGAGGCCCTGCAACAAAACCGCATCGCCGGGGCCGCTCTCGACGTCGTCGAGACCGAACCTCTGCCAGAATCGCATCCGCTATGGACCATGCCGAACGTGCTGATCACCCCGCATGTCGCGGCTGCATCCCCCCGAGTGCCACAACGCCATCTGACCACATTGCTGGAGAATGTGCGCCGGTTCGTAGCCGGGGAGGAATTGAGGAATGCGGTGACGAAGGAAGAGTGGTGCTAG
- a CDS encoding ClpP family protease: protein MSSMPFLPEARDYQLASTQNSSGGYTRQRQMGIGDLLLENRIIFLDGPIHDASANLIVMKLLYLQSENRHQDVHLYINSPGGSVTATLAIYDTMQFLDCDVATYCVGLAASGGAILMAGGAKGKRYCLPHSKMMIHQPFGQVGGQVSDIEIQAKEIIDTRETLNEILANHTGQPIDVIARDTERDRYLKAREAKEYGLVDEVVEKIKKTKSEPGKS, encoded by the coding sequence ATGTCATCCATGCCATTCCTCCCTGAAGCCAGGGACTATCAACTGGCGAGCACGCAGAATTCCTCAGGCGGTTATACCCGTCAGCGCCAAATGGGCATTGGCGACCTGCTGCTGGAAAACCGCATCATCTTTCTGGATGGACCCATCCACGATGCCAGCGCGAACCTGATCGTGATGAAGCTGCTGTACCTGCAGTCGGAGAACCGGCATCAGGACGTGCACCTTTACATCAACTCGCCCGGTGGCTCGGTTACCGCGACTCTGGCCATTTACGACACGATGCAGTTCCTCGACTGCGATGTCGCGACCTACTGTGTCGGTCTGGCCGCCAGTGGTGGAGCGATCCTCATGGCCGGTGGCGCCAAGGGCAAGCGGTACTGCCTGCCGCACTCGAAGATGATGATTCACCAGCCGTTCGGACAGGTCGGCGGACAGGTCTCCGACATCGAGATCCAGGCCAAGGAGATCATCGACACCCGCGAAACTCTCAACGAGATTCTGGCCAACCACACCGGCCAGCCGATTGACGTGATTGCCCGCGATACGGAACGCGACCGCTACCTCAAGGCTCGAGAAGCCAAAGAGTACGGCCTGGTCGACGAAGTTGTCGAGAAGATCAAAAAGACAAAGTCAGAACCCGGAAAGTCCTGA
- the xylB gene encoding xylulokinase encodes MSVFLGIDIGTSGTKTLAMRETGEILATSTFDYPLSNPRPGWSEQDPADWWAASIKGVRAVLKQGKIKPAEVKGIGLSGQMHGSVFLDKKSEVIRPALLWNDQRTVAECAEIEKRAGGRKKLIDMVANPALTGFTAPKILWLRNNEPKKFDKVVQVLLPKDYVRFCLTGEFATEVSDASGTLLLDVAKRKWSDALISKLDLDSSILPKVYESEDITGKLTAAAAEALGLPEGIAVVGGGGDQAAGAIGNGIVKSGVVSATMGTSGVVFAHSDAMQVDPQGRVHTFCHAVRNQWHVMGCVLSAAGSLQWYRNQLGQAEVQAAKKQKIDPYELLTEQAKEVGAGCEGLFFLPYLTGERTPHADPHARGCWIGLSLRHGRGHLVRSIMEGATYAMRDTLEIIQEMEIPVRQVRLSGGGARSEFWRQMQADIYGKTVVTINAEEGPAYGVALLAAAGTGAYKNVVEACQNTISVVSELKPDGKTRKVYNSYYPHYRNLYQSLKTDFAEIAATVDKVG; translated from the coding sequence GTGAGCGTATTTCTCGGCATCGACATCGGAACAAGTGGCACGAAAACCCTGGCTATGCGCGAAACGGGCGAGATCCTCGCCACGTCGACGTTTGACTACCCGCTCTCGAATCCGCGTCCCGGCTGGTCGGAACAGGATCCGGCCGACTGGTGGGCTGCATCGATCAAGGGGGTGCGAGCCGTCCTCAAGCAGGGGAAGATCAAACCAGCCGAGGTGAAGGGGATCGGACTCTCCGGACAAATGCACGGCTCGGTCTTTCTCGACAAGAAGTCCGAAGTCATCCGCCCGGCGCTGCTGTGGAACGATCAGCGAACCGTCGCCGAGTGTGCGGAGATCGAAAAACGAGCCGGCGGACGCAAGAAGCTGATCGACATGGTCGCCAACCCGGCCCTCACCGGGTTCACCGCGCCGAAGATCCTCTGGCTGCGGAACAACGAGCCGAAGAAGTTCGACAAAGTCGTGCAGGTTCTGCTGCCGAAAGATTACGTCCGTTTCTGTCTGACGGGCGAGTTCGCCACCGAAGTGAGCGATGCGTCCGGCACGCTGCTGCTCGATGTCGCCAAACGCAAGTGGAGCGATGCCCTGATCTCCAAGCTCGATCTCGATTCGAGCATTCTTCCCAAGGTTTACGAATCTGAAGACATCACCGGGAAACTGACTGCCGCCGCAGCTGAGGCGCTGGGGCTTCCGGAAGGCATCGCGGTTGTCGGAGGCGGCGGCGACCAGGCGGCCGGGGCAATCGGAAACGGGATCGTCAAATCGGGCGTGGTCTCGGCCACAATGGGAACGTCGGGCGTTGTCTTCGCTCACAGCGATGCGATGCAGGTCGATCCGCAAGGCCGCGTGCACACCTTCTGCCATGCGGTGCGGAACCAGTGGCATGTGATGGGCTGTGTTCTTTCCGCCGCCGGTTCCCTGCAGTGGTATCGCAACCAACTCGGCCAGGCCGAAGTTCAGGCCGCCAAGAAGCAGAAGATTGATCCCTATGAACTCCTCACCGAACAGGCAAAGGAAGTCGGCGCGGGTTGCGAAGGACTCTTCTTCCTGCCGTATTTAACCGGCGAACGGACGCCACACGCCGATCCGCACGCTCGCGGCTGCTGGATTGGTCTGAGCCTTCGCCACGGTCGCGGACATCTTGTGCGTTCGATCATGGAAGGCGCGACGTACGCGATGCGGGACACGCTGGAGATCATTCAGGAAATGGAAATTCCGGTCCGACAGGTTCGACTCTCCGGCGGCGGCGCCCGCAGTGAATTCTGGCGACAGATGCAGGCCGACATCTACGGCAAGACGGTCGTGACCATCAACGCCGAGGAAGGCCCGGCCTACGGAGTCGCTCTGCTGGCCGCAGCCGGAACCGGCGCGTACAAGAACGTGGTCGAAGCCTGCCAGAATACGATCTCGGTCGTCTCCGAACTCAAGCCGGACGGCAAGACCCGCAAGGTCTACAACAGCTACTACCCGCACTACAGAAATCTGTACCAGTCACTGAAAACCGACTTCGCAGAGATCGCCGCCACCGTGGATAAGGTCGGGTAG